The genomic segment CAAGCTGGGGACGTGAGACGATTAAGAAATACACAAGAGAAGGTCTTGAGAAGATGCTTGAGGCTCTTTCCGCTTCTGAAGATTACGGTATTATTCTTCGTGCAAAGGGAATGCTTCCTGCAGAAGACGGAACATGGATTTATTTTGATATGGTTCCGGAGGAAACAGAGATCCGTGAAGGTGCACCGGAATACACAGGTCGTCTCTGCGTGATCGGCTCCAAACTGAAAGAAGATAAGCTTGCAGAATTATTCGGGCTTGCATAATGATCATGAGGAAGCAGCGATTTATGGCAATCCTCTAAAATACTGCATCTGGATTCAGCTCATCGGAGCATGAAATCCTGTGTCATAGATGCGAGACTGAATGATTTCGGCAGATAATAACAGAATCAGAATAAAGATAAAGGAATAAATTATATGATGGATGATATCAGAGTTCCCATTTATTTGGTTACGGGATTCCTGGAAAGCGGAAAGACTACTTTCCTGGATTTTACATTGCAGCAGGAGTATTTTGCCATTGACGGCAAAACTCTGTTGATCCTTTGCGAAGAAGGCGAAGAAGAATATGATATGGATAAACTGAAACTTACAAACACAGTTGTGGAAGTGATCGAGGATGAAGAAGATCTGACACCACAGCGTCTGGCTGCCATGGATATCATCCATCAGCCGGAGCGCGTTGTGATCGAGTACAACGGAATGTGGCTTGTAAGTAAGTTTGAGCAGATGGAGCTTCCGGAAGGCTGGGGCATTGAGCAGGAGATTACCTGTGTGAATGCAACTACTTATCAGGTTTATATGGCAAACATGAAATCTCTGTTCATGGATATGATCAGAAATACAGATATGGTTGTATTTAACCGCTGTAAAGAGGGAGATCCGCTTCCTGCATACAGACGAGGGATCAAGGTCGCAAATCAGAGTGCAGAGGTTATCTTTGAAAATGAAGAGGGCGAGATGGATGACATTTTCCAGGATGAGATGCCGTTTGATATCAATGCACCGATTATTGAGATTCCACCGGAAGATTATGGTATCTGGTTTGTGGATGCCATGGATAATCCGGATAAATATGTAGACAAAATTGTCCGCTTTAAAGGACGTGTCATGAAACCACGTGGAA from the Blautia wexlerae DSM 19850 genome contains:
- a CDS encoding GTP-binding protein, producing the protein MDDIRVPIYLVTGFLESGKTTFLDFTLQQEYFAIDGKTLLILCEEGEEEYDMDKLKLTNTVVEVIEDEEDLTPQRLAAMDIIHQPERVVIEYNGMWLVSKFEQMELPEGWGIEQEITCVNATTYQVYMANMKSLFMDMIRNTDMVVFNRCKEGDPLPAYRRGIKVANQSAEVIFENEEGEMDDIFQDEMPFDINAPIIEIPPEDYGIWFVDAMDNPDKYVDKIVRFKGRVMKPRGMGSKFFVPGRVAMTCCADDTTFLGYVCRSDYAPHIKEGSWVEVTAKAAFENRTEYQGEGIVLYASDVKECEPLKEEMVYFN